tcccaggctaaatgttccaggattgatgctctcagatagattccatcccaggctaAATGTTCCAGggttgatgctcagatagattccatcccaggccaaatgttccaagattgatgctcagatagattccatcccaggccaaatgttccaggattgatgctcagatagattccatcccaggccaaatgttccaggattgatgctcagatagattccatcccaggctaaatgttccaggattgatgctcagatagattccatcccaggctaaatgttccaggattgatgctcagatagattccatcccaggctaAATGTTCCAGggttgatgctcagatagattccatcccaggctaaatgttccaggattgatgctcagatagattccatcccaggccaaatgttccaggattgatgctcagatagattccatcccaggccaaatgttccaggattgatgctcagatagattccatcccaggccaaatgttccaggattgatgctcagatagattccatcccaggccaaatgttccaggattgatgctcagatagattccatcccaggccaaatgttccaggattgatactcagatagattccatcccaggcgaaatgttccaggattgatgctcagatagattccatcccaggctaaatgttccaggattgatgctcagatagattccatcccaggccaaatgttccaggattgatgctcagatagattccatcccaggccaaatgttccaggattgatgctcagatagattccatcccaggccaaatgttccaggattgatgctcagatagattccatcccaggccaaatgttccaggattgatgctcagatagattccatcccaggtcAAATattccaggattgatgctcagatagattccatcccaggccaaatgttccaggattgatgctcagatagattccatcccaggccaaatgttccaggattgatgctcagatagattccatcccaggccaaatgttccaggattgatgctcagatagattccatcccaggccaaatgttccaggattgatgctcagatagattccatcccaggccaaatgttccaggattgatgctcagatagattccatcccaggccaaatgttccaggattgatgctcagatagattccatcccaggccaaatgttccaggattgatgctcagatagattccatcccaggccaaatgttccaggattgatgctcagatagattccatctCAGGTCAAATGTTCCAagattgatgctcagatagattccatcccaggccaaatgttccagggttgatgctcagatagattccatcccaggccaaatgttccaggattgatgctcagatagattccatcccaggtcAAATattccaggattgatgctcagatagattccatcccaggtcAAATGTTCCAagattgatgctcagatagattccatcccaggctaAATGTTCCAGggttgatgctcagatagattccatcccaggccaaatgttccaggattgatgctcagatagattccatcccaggccaaatgttccaggattgatgctcagatagattccatcccaggccaaatgttccaggattgatgctcagatagattccatcccaggccaaatgttccaggattgatgctcagatagattccatcccaggccaaatgttccaggattgatgctcagatagattccatcccaggccaaatgttccaggattgatgctcagatagattccatcccaggctaaatgttccaggattgatgctcagatagattccatcccaggccaaatgttccaggattgatgctcagatagattccatcccaggctaaatgttccaggattgatgctcagatagattccatcccaggccaaatgttccaagattgatgctcagatagattccatcccaggctaAATGTTtcaggattgatgctcagatagattccatcccaggccaaatgttccaggattgatgctcagatagattccatcccaggccaaatgttccaggattgatgctcagatagattccatctCAGGtcaaatgttccaggattgatgctcagatagattccatcccaggctaaatgttccaggattgatgctcagatagattccatcccaggctaaatgttccaggattgatgctcagatagattccatcccaggccaaatgttccaagattgatgctcagatagattccatcccaggctaaatgttccaggattgatgctctcagatagattccatcccaggccaaatgttccagggttgatgctcagatagattccatcccaggccaaatgttccaggattgatgctcagatagattccatcccaggctaAATGTTCCAGggttgatgctcagatagattccatcccaggctaaatgttccaggattgatgctcagatagattccatcccaggctaaatgttccaggattgatgctcagatagattccatcccaggctaAATGTTCCAGggttgatgctcagatagattccatcccaggctaAATGTTCCAGggttgatgctcagatagattccatcccaggccaaatgttccaggattgatgctcagatagattccatcccaggctaaatgttccaggattgatgctcagatagattccatcccaggccaaatgttccaggattgatgctcagatagattccatcccaggccaaatgttccaggattgatgctcagatagattccatcccaggccaaatgttccaggattgatgctcagatagattccatcccaggccaaatgttccaggattgatgctcagatagattccatctCAGGTCAAATGTTCCAagattgatgctcagatagattccatcccaggccaaatgttccaggattgatgctcagatagattccatcccaggccaaatgttccaggattgatgctcagatagattccatcccaggccaaatgttccaggattgatgctctcagatagattccatcccaggccaaatgttccaggattgatgctcagatagattccatcccaggccaaatgttccaggattgatgctcagatagattccatcccaggccaaatgttccaggattgatgctcagatagattccatcccaggccaaatgttccaggattgatgctcagatagattccatcccaggccaaatgttccaggattgatgctcagatagattccatcccaggctaaatgttccaggattgatgctcagatagattccatcccaggccaaatgttccaggattgatgctcagatagattccatcccaggctaaatgttccaggattgatgctcagatagattccatcccaggccaaatgttccaagattgatgctcagatagattccatcccaggctaAATGTTtcaggattgatgctcagatagattccatcccaggccaaatgttccaggattgatgctcagatagattccatcccaggccaaatgttccaggattgatgctcagatagattccatctCAGGtcaaatgttccaggattgatgctcagatagattccatcccaggctaaatgttccaggattgatgctcagatagattccatcccaggctaaatgttccaggattgatgctctcagatagattccatcccaggccaaatgttccagggttgatgctcagatagattccatcccaggccaaatgttccaggattgatgctcagatagattccatcccaggctaAATGTTCCAGggttgatgctcagatagattcaATCCCAGGCtaaatgttccaggattgatgctcagatagattccatcccaggctaaatgttccaggattgatgctcagatagattccatcccaggctaAATGTTCCAGggttgatgctcagatagattccatcccaggccaaatgttccaggattgatgctcagatagattccatcccaggccaaatgttccaggattgatgctcagatagattccatcccaggccaaatgttccagggttgatgctcagatagattccatcccaggccaaatgttccaggattgatgctcagatagattccatcccaggccaaatgttccaggattgatgctcagatagattccatcccaggccaaatgttccaggattgatgctcagatagattccatcccaggctaaatgttccaggattgatgctcagatagattccatcccaggccaaatgttccaggattgatactcagatagattccatcccaggccaaatgttccaggattgatgctcagatagattccatcccaggccaaatgttccaggattgatgctcagatagattccatcccaggccaaatgttccaggattgatgctctgagatagattccatcccaggccaaatgttccaggattgatgctcagatagattccatcccaggccaaatgttccaggattgatgctcagatagattccatcccaggccaaatgttccaggattgatgctcagatagattccatcccaggccaaatgttccaggattgatgctcagatagattccatcccaggccaaatgttccaggattgatgctcagatagattccatcccaggccaaatgttccaggattgatgctcagatagattccatcccaggccaaatggtccaggattgatgctctgatagattccatcccaggccaaatgttccaggattgatgctcagatagattccatcccaggccaaatgttccaggattgatgctcagatagattccatcccaggccaaatgttccaggattgatgctcagatagattccatcccaggccaaatgttccaggattgatgctcagatagattccatcccaggccaaatgttccaggattgatgctcagatagattccatcccaggctaAATGTTCCAGggttgatgctcagatagattccatcccaggccaaatgttccaggattgatgctcagatagattccatcccaggctaAATGTTCCAGggttgatgctcagatagattccatcccaggccaaatgttccaggattgatgctcagatagattccatcccaggccaaatgttccaggattgatgctctGCATGTTACGATAATTTGttatgaatttggctgaatccggATTCATCTAAATGTTGCGCATGCATTACATTGAATATAACAAGTGATCAAGCTCTTTAGTTCTAgatggcagcatatcaattttaaagGTGTTTAGTGTGATAAGTAAGCAAAAGAGGGCGTCATACTGGGTTAGATAACGGTGCAGTGCAATATGGTCGATGCTGATCACCATTTAAAAACTGATGTGCTGCCCTGGTCCCCTATTCTCCATTCAAAATAATTCATGCaaaacatgaatttaacaaaaagaCGAATCCGGGTTCAgccatctgccgaattcataatgatATCTCACCTTTAAACCTTACTTAGAGGTTAATAATCAAGATCGGTTAtttgagggcattgtgaaaatctaaacattttgcctttggaaccgaggaatatcccgagggcgagccccgagggatattccgaggtccaaagcaaaatgtttagatttttcacgatgcccgacatattaccgatgcaaagttattaacctcattcataaccgtcactttaatctcttcaccttacaaaattacacaaaattttgctcaaaagtttataaaaatagatgatttttacatcttcccttgccaaaaatcgatcaggctaaaacagaacgaccaataacaaaagtgcgcgatcacaatctgtgcaaatatggtagcgcgcaatccaaatacggcagccagcgctgCAAGCAGTTTGTTGGACGACAATACCGCAAGacgagaagtcaattgtgtgcgacattggaacaattacgcattttgcggtcaattgtgagatattaatgacctcgatttgcgttcgcgttttgcaaataataaaatatgattggatcgcacgcatcgcgtttattaatgaggttatgaatgatgaATGAGAATGGTGCTATTAAACTTTTCTTTCATTCTAACAGATTCATTAAACCAAGATGTCAATGCTATCAAATAAAGAAGCCCTTCAGTTTCTTCATGAAATCTTGAGCATAGATTCTATCAAAGAGAGGCTGACCAATGACAAAGCTGGTCTTCTAAATGAAATCATCAACATCTACCAGCAGAAGATTCCATATCAATCGTTAACTGTAATATCCAGGAGAGACGAAGATCAACGTCTATCTACAATGGATGACATCAAGGCCCAAATTCTGAGCACACAAGGAGGCCTTTGTTATGATCACAATGTCTTCATGAAGCATCTCCTGTCAGCGCTAGGGTTTGAAGTTTTTTTTAATGCATGTGCCATAGGATTGAATGGTGTTAGCCATGTGTCAATTCTTGTTAAAAACTTAGTAAAACCTAAAGATATGTACTATGTTGATGTTGGCGCCGAAGATCCTTTCTTCCAAGCCATCCCACTAGATTTTGACAAAGAATCACCAGTGTACAAATGTGGTTTCCAGTTCTATAAATTTGTCAAGGAAGGCGAAGAGTTCAGTTGGTGGCAGAAGGTCAATAGGTCATATTCAACTGTACCTCTAAATGAGAAAGACATCATAATTGACGGTTGGAAGAAGTATATGATCTTCACATTGGAGCCAAGAGAAACTGAGTACTTCCGAAATCAAATGTGTGTGATCAGGCACTATGTGACCCAGAAACCTCCTATGCCTGGACTAACTCTGCTCCAGGTGATGCATGCAGTGGCATATCCTGGGCAGAGGCTGTTAGCTATCCGTGGCACAAGCCTACATTGTGAAAATGATGAAGGAAAAATTGAGAAGACTAAAATTAGATCTAAAGAAGAACTTGTAGATCTGCATGCCAAATACTTCCCACAGCTTCCTggtgatttggttaaaattgcaaTTGACAAAATGAACTACAACTTTAAGTAAAGAATGAATTAACTTGGTGAAAAGCATAGGACAGACTTATAGATGTGGTGACAATGTTTTTACACTTAGTATGCAGATACTGTACATGTACTATTAGTGAGAGTTTTCCTACTCATTTTGTGTCATGCAAGAAAAAACACACTTGGTGAAAAGCATGTACGTCTATACTGTACATGTACTATTAGTGAAAGTTTCTACTCATTTTTACAGTGTCATGCAAGAATCAACAAATGCAAGTACACAAGTACTTGCAAGTTCACCAGAAATTTAATACTTCATTGAAGGCACTATatataatacactaagccaaaaagaacttataatttttcacaagtcaGTATCTTAaaatctgtccatcaaaattaccaaaatgacacacatgattgcctcaatactcactctaaacacatgtcaataaccaagcagttgtccaactgacacaatagcaaaatgcagtgatatggaacagcttcctggaccacattcacagccctattggcacccagcaaacgaaatctgtgagaacggcatcttgaatcacaggtcacaaacttaccaggatcatcatgtcacatgtccaagcaaataatgaagtcctttagtaacgggtatgtccaccATGCGCTTGTACGCATGCTGTGCACGtgcttctcatgcttccaaccaagttcctgatgatatcctggggaagattgccccatgcttcccattactaaaggacttcattatttgtttggacatgtgacatgatgatcctggtaagtttgttttgactctctttaatgtttttaacttaatgttgttaaaattgttggctgtgacctgtgattcaagatcattctcacagatttcttttgctgggtgccaatagggctgtgaatgtggtccaggaagttgttccatatcagtgcacttatgcggttgtgtcagttggccaactgattggttgctgacatgtgttttgagtagagtattgaggcaatcctgtgtgtaattttagttaattttgatagacaggattttaagatatgaccttgtgaaaaattataagtttcttttttggcttagtgtatatacaTATAAAGGGTTAATAATGTCCTTTTGTTGatataattttatgaaattggaGGCACCTGTGTTCATATTATGCGACGTCACTGagtttttgttcattttgcattctgattatatgtactacaccctgtggtaatttgtgactatttttgcatttttctcaaaaataataatacactggtaacaaaagttatatgtattattattggggcaggatccaattactacactgaaatttcagtaactcaagacaagcggttcagcatatatgataggaaatgaggtacatcctagtggtaccttatttcttatcataaataactaaccgcttgtcttgggtcactgaaattccagtgtagtaattggattccttgccctataatacacataacttttgttaccagtgtgttattagttttgagaaaaatgcaaaaatagacacaaatttatcgagggtgtagtacgcCTTAactatgttttaaacattttaaacataataCTGTTAACTTGACAATAGTGAACCACATGCTAATTACTCCCTATCCCAGAAAAAtccagcactaattttttgaattaaaaaaatatgatattgttttgccaaatgaaacatacaaccatggccaaaatgtgttgggacatttatggaaaacgtacactatattattgccttatttccattattgttaacgtgataaagtggaggtttctttggtgacaagcctaaaccctttcctaacaccccaaccctcccccttccccaccaatcaatgttgggtgccactaggcgtgTGTGACCAAacaagtaggattcaacattgatcaggggagTGGGAggtttatttacattaccctatcaaaccgtcccaacacttacgGCCAGCATTGTAGGTCCTAATCCTGTAGTTAGTCctgactggcaataaaagtcaaagttTACTATTTGGTAATGGTCAAGTTGTGAAAGTAAGGGCcacaaacatgcattttagggtgtttttcatatgctgtgacaatcaagtttaaagacttgtacgaagtctaatttcaatttgtgcattataatttttgaaaaagatatgtttcattcttataaccaaggCACCAAGCATTTAATTAAAAGTAACACAAAGAAGAGAAAATTAGAGTAAAATtgtggcatatactcaagattttgaatgcgtagacttgttccaagtctttggtTTTTGAGACTTGATTGTCAGTAAATGTGCCGAAAATGGATGTTTTTgactcttttttcaagaaattagtaaaataatgaacttttttttttttaaatctccagTTAGTatgaaatgaatgattaggattgagctatgtttcattcagcaaaacttgataatattttttaatcctgaaaaatttgtgctgtatttttctggaatagggagtaggtcgATTACAGTGTATACAATGATACCAAATTTCCAATACcatccgtcgttttatcttttcagtttcagtttccgtatccgtttttgtaagtcattgttattctgaagtggtagtctcccaggtctgaccaatcttttattctagccttttgttataatagttactgaaaatttgaagctcatgaatttcagttttcgttttggtaagttatattgatttttgacataaaaccttgagatgtgcggttgggtgctaatctagacaaaagaagagtctaaattttacggtcctaaattcgcggtaaattgtacggcttcaattgacttgtgtttagtgtatatgcacttacgcctacaCGTAAGTGgttcgtaaaaatagtcttgcattgaaatatatactaaccatgttgccaagttataagcaaaagtctttcatattggcgatgaaacgagcgtctaaaatagtcaagtatctcccaatgaggtgcgtacaagtggtgatttggtaatcatgttttatattgaaatgcaatacaaaagaattgcattggagcaaagataatgtattctattcattcgcactaatggcaagctaatctgataattggttgggtctatatgcaaggctccggtttattttaaatgtttatttttgcagagcttattttcagtcatggatcatactgataaatttcgcaagggagagggatggagggagggagggagatacttgagactgaacaagtgagagtgggaggggtgaggaagaaagagaactcgagaggagagagtagggaacgggagggagtggggagactgatcatgggggggggggggcaggaggaagcaaaatagggatatagacattgatacgaAGAAAGGGcaacactgtggccatgcacaagtgcattggggttcgacaggctcacaagcggaccttttgtgatttaagggcttattttcaacgtttttacagaaaaagtggactacgtcattcggattggcatgcattttgtcaataatgtagatcaatttaccaatgttataaagacgagagggcgctagaccataaccttttctctcccggttttattgacataggcattcgcctctattgaaataagctgattggtacttcaaaggtaacaatgaagtcagattacattaaacttactgaatcccttgcatttgcgtatctgaacaaaagacttacggaaactgaaaagataaaaagaccccatGTGTGTCAAAATGCAAAGCAAGGTGGGTTAAATGTAGTAATATAATAGAACATTGCATGCCTGGCAGCACAAGTAGGTCACTGTGTGGTCATATGTGGTTAATACTCTCACGTGCTagccacaggcttcaacataaaaagtctaagttttgaaatattttctcaaaatatcaagagctatctcaagaactgctgaaccaatactaggcttgtttgtactcattttaatgcatttttcatgctaactccaaatatggtcatggaaatgtgcaattctgaaaatgttcaattaaacaaaaaaaattgaaacttgttgtctgcagtcgacacccgcatggagagagttaagtcATAACAGGTCCAATATACCAGGAACATAGATCTTCAAAAGTTACGATATATATGTCATGTAAATCGGTTAGGCACGGAAATTCTAGCTACAGGactaatattgttatttttttcatttctttactcAAACTTGAGGTGTGTAACAGACATCATAAGTGCATAAAGTGGTAGAATTTTACCGTATACCTATCTCTCATTTTATGGTAGTAATCATTTTGTTTATATAGCAGTAAGCACCTGTATGATACCGAGTAGCAGTATTCATTATTGCAACCTGTTGGTTTTTTCATAGTTTTCTTGGTAGTACTGTAGTTAaaagtttatttataattttgtcTTATCAATTTATTTACTTTTGTTATTCTCTTGTTAGGTTTgcaatttaaatattattttaaaggaAGTTTTGAGAAGCAGACATGAACATATTTATCATATCTAACAAATGTGTAAGCATGACAATGGGATACCTTTTTACTCTTGCCTGTTGAGTCGACCCCCGCCTTTACTCTATAATAAAAAGTCAACAATAAAATGGTTAACGCTGTCGGTACTTTTGCaagacaaaaagcaacttttctgggCAGTTGACAtagtgccttcaggaaagaaagtttcctgtaACTAAAACAAAACTGACAGTTTCTTCATTACCAACTTTTATTATTGGATATTATTTTCCTACTGATGAATGACACGTACTGTTGCTATCAAATTTTTAATTCTCACAGATTCATTAAAACAAGATGGCAAAGATGTTATCACATGAAGAAGCTGTTAGGTTCCTTACAGATGTCTTgaagatagattccatcc
Above is a window of Amphiura filiformis chromosome 7, Afil_fr2py, whole genome shotgun sequence DNA encoding:
- the LOC140157589 gene encoding uncharacterized protein, which produces MSMLSNKEALQFLHEILSIDSIKERLTNDKAGLLNEIINIYQQKIPYQSLTVISRRDEDQRLSTMDDIKAQILSTQGGLCYDHNVFMKHLLSALGFEVFFNACAIGLNGVSHVSILVKNLVKPKDMYYVDVGAEDPFFQAIPLDFDKESPVYKCGFQFYKFVKEGEEFSWWQKVNRSYSTVPLNEKDIIIDGWKKYMIFTLEPRETEYFRNQMCVIRHYVTQKPPMPGLTLLQVMHAVAYPGQRLLAIRGTSLHCENDEGKIEKTKIRSKEELVDLHAKYFPQLPGDLVKIAIDKMNYNFK